In Polaribacter pacificus, the genomic window GAATTATATTTGGATTGTAAAGATCTGTCTTAGGGTTTGCGATGAAGACTGCATCAACGTTTGCAGCATCAGCAGTTCTTAAAAGTGCGCCAATATTTCCAGGTTTTTCTGGAGCCTCCGCAACTAAAACTAGGGGAGTGCTGGTTTTAAATTGGATATCAGCCAATGCAAATGTTTTAGTTTTGGCAATAGCGATGATTCCTTCTGTGGTTTCTCGGTAGGCAATTTTTTGATAAATATCTTTTGAAATCTCTATCAATTCAGTTTGCTCAGTTCGATGTTTGGAAGCTTCTAGTTCTGTTAGTTGATCTGGATAGAACAAAAGTGTTTCAAACTCATAGCCCGCTAGCTTAGCCATTTCAATTTCGCGAATGCCCTCTATAATAAAGCGCCCAGATTTTTTTCGTTCTCTAGATTTCTCTTGAAGCTTTAGCAACGATTTAATCACAGGGTTTTGGATGCTTAAGATTTGTTTTGACATGGCGATAGTTAAAGAGCAAAAATAAGAAAACTAAAGATAGTTTCTATAAAAAAGAAAAGCCCTGAATTTCTTCAGAGCTTTTACAAGTATTGCTTTTGCAATTATTGATTTTTGTATTTATTGGCATATCGTTTCCACAAGGTGGTTTGATGTGATTCTAAACTCAAGGTTCTCCCTTGGATAAATGCATGAGAAAGAACATTTGTTCTCATGTCTAAGGCATCTCCTTCAGAAATAAATAGGGTAGCGTCTTTTCCAACAGCTAAAGTTCCTACTCGATCTTCTACACCTAAAATTTTAGCTGGGTTTGAGGTAATCAGCTTTAAAGCTTCTTCTTTTCCTAAACCATAGGCAGCATAAGTTCCTGCGTAAAAAGGCAAGTTTCTGGCACTCATACGCTCCATGTCTCCATCCATTCCAATAGCAACAGTTACTCCTTTTTCTACCAATAATTTTGCTAATTTATAAGAAAAATCATAATCAGAATCATCTCCTCCAGGAATTCTATGTGCTCTTTGTACAATTACTGGTACATTGTTTTTAACCAAAACGTCTGCAACTTTATAGGCCTCGTCTCCGTTTACAATAACCAATTTAATTCCGTAGTCTTTAGCAAAATTAACAGCATCTATAATCTCTTTTTGACCATCGACATGCACATATAATTTTGTTGTCCCATTTAACAAGCCTTCCATCGCCTCGTAAACAAGGTTCTTTGGGTTTCTTGGTCCAGCCAAATACGTTTTTGCATTTTCAATTTTTTCTTTAAAAAGAGCTATGCTTTTTGTGTAATTAGGATTTGCTTTTGCACCGTTGTCTTCTCCTAACCACCATCTTCCAAAAGTAAGACTGTTTGGCCAAGAAGCATGAATTCCTTCATCAGCTTTAATAATGGCATCCTCCCAGTTCCAAGCATCAAATTGTACAAGCGAAGAAGTTCCAGAAACCATACCACCTCTTGGTGTTATTTGTCCCATTAAAACTCCGTTTGGACGCATACTCTCTACTACTTTAGATTCTGCATTATAAGCAACAATACTTCTAATATGTGGCAAAAATGCACCAATTTCACGTTCGTCTATTGAGGCTTTTACCGCATCGATTTCACCCAATCCAAGAGTGGTATTAGAAACAATAAAACCAGGATAAACGTGTTTTCCTTTGGCATTGATTACTTTACCCATACGAGCAATTCGCATGTTGGCACTTCCAACAAAACTTATCTTACCATCAGAAACCATGATTAATGAATTTTCTATCACAGTACCATCACCCAAGTGGGCAGTTGCACCTTCTATAGAAAAAGGAGCTGTTTGTTTTGATCCAGGCGTTTGCTGTGCAAAGCCTATTCCTATCATACATATAAATAGGATGCTATATATCAGTTGTTTTTTCATCATTTTTCTAGTTTAATAATTCTTCGGTATCACAATGAAGCTCTCTTTGTATTCTCTTTACAGGAGGCTGTACTTTTCCACCATTAATTTTTTCATTCAGCATCATATTCATCAACAGGCTACGCTCTTTTTTGATAGCAGCTCTTTTAAGTAGGTCTTGTTCCATATCAAAATAAACAGTTCCTTCTATAATGGTTTTTTCTGCTTTTGCATAAATAGATAACGGATGGTCTGACCACAAAACAACATCTGCGTCTTTACCAACTTTTATACTTCCAACTCTATCATCTAAATGTAAGAGTTTAGCAGGGTTGATGGTTACCATATTCCATGCATCAACTTCTGATACACCACCGTATTTTGTGATTTTTGCAGCTTCTTGATTCAATCGTCTAGACATTTCTCTATCATCAGAGTTGATAGCAACTGTAATCCCTTGACTTGCCATAATTGCAGCATTGTAAGGAATCGCATCATTTACTTCATATTTGTATGCCCACCAATCTGCAAAGGTTGATCCTCCTGCGCCATGTGCTTTCATTTTATCAGCAACTTTGTATCCTTCTAAGATATGTGTCAATGTATTGATGTTAAAATTAAAACGATCAGCAACTTTCATCAACATATTGATTTCACTTTGTACATATGAGTGTGCAGTTACAAAACGTTCTTTGTTAATGATTTCTGCTAGCGTTTCAAGCTCTAAATCTTTTCTGTATGGTTTTCCACTTTTCTTAAGTGCATCGTATTCTTTAGCACGTTGAAAATAATCAGTAAATACTTGTTCTACTCCCATTCTTGTTTGAGGAAAACGAACTCCATTTTGACTACGTGATTGCTTTACATTTTCACCCAAAGCAAACTTGATAAATTTAGGAGCATTGGTATAGATCATTTTATCTGCTTCTTCACCCCATTTTAATTTGATGATGGCAGAACGCCCTCCAATTGGATTGGCAGATCCGTGAAGTAATTGAGCAGAAGTTACACCACCTGCTAAATTTCTGTAAATATTCATGTCAGCTGGATTGATTGCATCTTCCATGGTTACTTCTGCGGTAGAATTGTGTCCAGACTCGTTTGATGATGATAAAGCGATATGTGTATGCTCATCAATGATTCCAGCAGTTAAATGCTTGTTGGTACCGTCTATTACTTTAGCACCTCTTGCGCTTAAGTTTTTACCAATCTGAGAAATCTTCCCATTTTTAATCAATACATCTGTATTTTTTAAAACACCGTCTTTTTCACTAGTCCATACGGTCGTGTTTTTAATCAACAAGGTTTCTTGTTTTGGTTTTGTCTCAAAACCATAAGCCACATTCGGATAAGTAACCTTAGCTACATAAGGGCTAACAGTTTTTCCTTTTTTAGAGCTTTTCGCTGATTCTTTTTTTCCAGTAGCTTTAAAAGCTGTCCATTGCATTTCTGTACCTTTTTCATCAACAACTACACCTTTAAAAGTAGTGCCATCTCCAGCTAAAGTACCTACAAAACGAGTAAATTTGGTTGGGTCTTCTTGGTTGTTTAAGGTTAACTGCATCCAGTCATCTCCATAAGAAAATCTATTTTTTAATTTGGTTTTCCCTTGAGTTACTGTTGCTGATTTTCCTTTGATACTAAGATTAAGCTTTTGGTTTGCATAGGTTAAAGTATAATCTCCAGAAACATCCTTAATATTCATGTCTTTAATGACATTTTTGGCACCTTGTACCCAGTTTTCATAAAGTACAGTACTAGAGTCAAAAATTGCTCCAGAAGTAATTAAGAAGTTTGCATAGCTTCCTGCTTTTAGGGTTCCGATCTCATCAGATTTTCCTAAAATTTTAGCAGGTACAGTGGTTAAGGCTTCTAAGGCTTTGGTTTCGTCCAATCCGTAAGTAATTGCTTTTTGGATATTCTTTTGAAAACCACTCAACGATTTTAATTGATGTGTTGTAATGGTAAAAGGCACCTTGTTTTTAGCCAATACAGCTAAATTAGAAGGCTCTTGAGTCCATTTTCTCATATCACTTAAATCTAATTGATTTGCCATGTATGGGTTAGAAACATCGTATGCATTTCTAAAGTTGATAGGAACAATATAGGTTGCATTTGAGTTTTTAATTGAATTGATGTTTTCATATTCTAAACCGCTTCCTACAATAGTGTATTGAACACCATTTTCATCTCCAATTTTATCAACACGTAAAGAGTTTAAATTGTTTCCTCCTGCGTCAAAGATTTGAACTAAGTTTTTGTTTCTGTTAAATGCCTCTAAAGAAAGATCTTTGTTTTTTGCTTTACCTGTTGCATACCATTCAGCATCAAAATATACTTGTCTAAGTAAGGCAGTAGACCCCATAATAGAGTTTGGATAAATTTGTCTAGATGTGCTGCTTTTTCTTAGAGAAAGATATTGGGCAGATCTGGTGTCTAATATTCTATATGCATCTGTAGAATTTGGGTTTAAAGCGACCAAGATTCCTGATCCACGAACAATTCCATCTTGTAAATGAGTGTTGACTACACCAAAACCTGCTTTGATCATTTCTGAAGCTTTTCTGCTGTCAAAAGCAAAACTCTCCAAA contains:
- a CDS encoding TrmH family RNA methyltransferase, whose product is MSKQILSIQNPVIKSLLKLQEKSRERKKSGRFIIEGIREIEMAKLAGYEFETLLFYPDQLTELEASKHRTEQTELIEISKDIYQKIAYRETTEGIIAIAKTKTFALADIQFKTSTPLVLVAEAPEKPGNIGALLRTADAANVDAVFIANPKTDLYNPNIIRSSVGCLFTNQIGIGTTEEIVAFLKEHNIHLYATTLQNSNRYDTEDYTAPTAIAVGTEATGLSEAFRKAATQNINIPMQGAIDSMNVSVAAAIVIFEAKRQRGFK
- a CDS encoding amidohydrolase family protein translates to MKKQLIYSILFICMIGIGFAQQTPGSKQTAPFSIEGATAHLGDGTVIENSLIMVSDGKISFVGSANMRIARMGKVINAKGKHVYPGFIVSNTTLGLGEIDAVKASIDEREIGAFLPHIRSIVAYNAESKVVESMRPNGVLMGQITPRGGMVSGTSSLVQFDAWNWEDAIIKADEGIHASWPNSLTFGRWWLGEDNGAKANPNYTKSIALFKEKIENAKTYLAGPRNPKNLVYEAMEGLLNGTTKLYVHVDGQKEIIDAVNFAKDYGIKLVIVNGDEAYKVADVLVKNNVPVIVQRAHRIPGGDDSDYDFSYKLAKLLVEKGVTVAIGMDGDMERMSARNLPFYAGTYAAYGLGKEEALKLITSNPAKILGVEDRVGTLAVGKDATLFISEGDALDMRTNVLSHAFIQGRTLSLESHQTTLWKRYANKYKNQ
- a CDS encoding amidohydrolase family protein is translated as MKKTLLLLLILCTSLLQAQEYFPTNSGVKTTENTAMAFTNATIYVSPTEIVKKGTLLIKDGKVVSVGRNVKIPKGTPTMDLDGKSIYPSFVELYSNFGMKAPQANRTATRSGAQYEAGRTGYYWNDHIRPETNSLESFAFDSRKASEMIKAGFGVVNTHLQDGIVRGSGILVALNPNSTDAYRILDTRSAQYLSLRKSSTSRQIYPNSIMGSTALLRQVYFDAEWYATGKAKNKDLSLEAFNRNKNLVQIFDAGGNNLNSLRVDKIGDENGVQYTIVGSGLEYENINSIKNSNATYIVPINFRNAYDVSNPYMANQLDLSDMRKWTQEPSNLAVLAKNKVPFTITTHQLKSLSGFQKNIQKAITYGLDETKALEALTTVPAKILGKSDEIGTLKAGSYANFLITSGAIFDSSTVLYENWVQGAKNVIKDMNIKDVSGDYTLTYANQKLNLSIKGKSATVTQGKTKLKNRFSYGDDWMQLTLNNQEDPTKFTRFVGTLAGDGTTFKGVVVDEKGTEMQWTAFKATGKKESAKSSKKGKTVSPYVAKVTYPNVAYGFETKPKQETLLIKNTTVWTSEKDGVLKNTDVLIKNGKISQIGKNLSARGAKVIDGTNKHLTAGIIDEHTHIALSSSNESGHNSTAEVTMEDAINPADMNIYRNLAGGVTSAQLLHGSANPIGGRSAIIKLKWGEEADKMIYTNAPKFIKFALGENVKQSRSQNGVRFPQTRMGVEQVFTDYFQRAKEYDALKKSGKPYRKDLELETLAEIINKERFVTAHSYVQSEINMLMKVADRFNFNINTLTHILEGYKVADKMKAHGAGGSTFADWWAYKYEVNDAIPYNAAIMASQGITVAINSDDREMSRRLNQEAAKITKYGGVSEVDAWNMVTINPAKLLHLDDRVGSIKVGKDADVVLWSDHPLSIYAKAEKTIIEGTVYFDMEQDLLKRAAIKKERSLLMNMMLNEKINGGKVQPPVKRIQRELHCDTEELLN